A stretch of Aspergillus nidulans FGSC A4 chromosome VI DNA encodes these proteins:
- a CDS encoding putative spindle poison sensitivity protein Scp3 (transcript_id=CADANIAT00009587), whose protein sequence is MQMSASRDLPTQPSTDHTTRSRNRLLTDMKGRAPLPVPSGPQHLQNGHSRNPSGYDMAARSPPNQSNTKHVPCKFFRQGACQAGPACPFLHSTDAAIEYAPCKYFTKGNCKFGAKCALAHILPDGRRVNRPSGGGMGMGMGSSHLNLGGRVNPQAYVNQDSALTNSVLSQQRMNGHDPRYVSQLPSQEEFAALHPQQQPQPYDTIPSIDTGLASDAGSKYGSPVEELRFPMSPNHNQYLTALDAPLPASFDSQGISHAARYGPVAASVPSRFGLDLASPPAQRTNPPRTFRDPWGVDVKKVSSPFIGSSPPGTLEDGIGPRFLHSQRPLKPRMLSASVPRPNVMDDWEESNFPMEEDYLPMNLHDDVLTPQERLRRLSRTDNELSSSHRDLGGLGMSTSFSKVSSPLASSPSRFGALFAKQRQQKKEEEAHHGSLTHIGSPLRESSLQFGGSPSLGPIGSPPRTSSASMISQQLSGLSLHPPSTRHTPSISASSRLDRTVPSPVSTSKIEEEQEQGEGDLVFSMEEEDSSKRNGNEDTTPTGKSSSLQV, encoded by the exons ATGCAGATGTCGGCTTCTCGCGATCTTCCGACTCAACCTTCCACTGACCACACTACTCGCTCTCGGAACCGGCTCTTGACGGATATGAAAGGTCGCGCACCTCTACCGGTTCCCTCAGGAcctcagcatctccagaACGGTCACTCGCGCAATCCCTCGGGCTACGACATGGCTGCCCGGAGTCCTCCAAACCAAAGCA ACACGAAGCATGTGCCGTGCAAGTTCTTCCGTCAAGGAGCCTGTCAGGCTGGACCTGCTTGCCCTTTTCTCCACTCTACAGATGCCGCGATCGAGTATGCGCCCTGCAAATACTTTACTAAG GGCAATTGCAAATTTGGGGCAAAGTGTGCCCTTGCTCATATTCTGCCTGATGGCCGACGAGTAAACAGGCCTAGTGGGGGGGGAATGGGAATGGGAATGGGTAGCAGTCATCTTAATCTCGGCGGCCGGGTCAATCCTCAGGCGTATGTCAACCAAGACTCCGCACTGACCAATTCCGTACTCTCGCAGCAACGGATGAATGGTCACGACCCTAGATATGTCTCCCAACTTCCTTCGCAAGAAGAGTTCGCCgcccttcatcctcagcagcagccgcaacctTATGACACCATACCCTCAATTGACACGGGGCTAGCTTCTGATGCTGGCTCCAAGTACGGCTCACCTGTTGAGGAACTACGATTTCCCATGTCTCCAAATCACAATCAGTATCTCACTGCCCTTGATGCTCCCCTTCCTGCTTCGTTCGATAGTCAAGGGATCTCCCATGCCGCTCGTTATGGACCCGTTGCCGCCTCGGTGCCATCCAGATTTGGATTAGATCTAGCCTCCCCTCCTGCGCAGAGAACGAATCCGCCTCGAACTTTCCGCGATCCCTGGGGTGTTGACGTGAAGAAGGTATCGTCCCCTTTCATCGGTTCGTCGCCCCCTGGTACGCTTGAGGACGGAATTGGGCCGCGATTCTTACACTCTCAGCGACCTCTGAAACCGCGAATGCTATCTGCAAGTGTTCCTCGACCCAATGTTATGGATGATTGGGAGGAGAGCAACTTCCCAATGGAAGAGGATTATCTGCCAATGAACCTACATGACGATGTCCTAACGCCCCAGGAAAGGCTCCGCCGTCTGTCTCGCACGGACAATGAGCTAAGCTCTAGCCACCGCGACCTCGGCGGATTGGGCATGAGCACCAGCTTTTCGAAAGTTAGTTCTCCTCTTGCCTCCAGTCCGTCTCGATTTGGGGCGCTGTTCGCCAAGCAGCGACagcaaaagaaagaggaagaggctcATCATGGATCGCTTACGCATATTGGGTCTCCTCTGCGGGAGTCATCCTTGCAATTTGGTGGAAGCCCCAGTCTCGGCCCTATCGGCAGTCCACCACGGACCTCGTCAGCCTCCATGATATCCCAGCAGCTTAGCGGTCTATCACTCCATCCACCTTCGACTCGTCATACTCCGTCAATCAGTGCAAGCAGCCGCCTCGACCGCACTGTGCCATCTCCCGTTAGCACCAGcaaaattgaagaagaacaggaGCAGGGCGAGGGCGATCTCGTTTTCTctatggaggaagaagacagcagTAAACGAAATGGCAACGAAGATACCACGCCGACTGGAAAGTCGTCTAGCTTACAAGTTTGA
- a CDS encoding putative TBP interacting domain protein (transcript_id=CADANIAT00009588), with protein MAQKKGKTDKTAKDASLEGSALILDYLTLRELHQKKEIECRVAGKQTVYHALQEETNETGHDAIAAMDEEIKSLQEQLSSLKENEKRVQGELNSLNAMPLLSELRTEITELEKEKESLAARLIKVCGDASAEVSPQEKEKVRKGWKIWQNQESVRAKICRDLWRKCSETLPEGQKFEGLRLLCLYTPGSARNSSVGIWESAAGSKSQLYLALHSRSKQRRMMSPDEHLGGVISGKIHCS; from the exons ATGGCtcagaagaaaggaaaaacTGATAAAACAGCAAAAGATG CTTCCCTCGAGGGCTCTGCACTGATCCTCGATTATCTGA CTCTACGTGAGCTacaccagaagaaggagatcgagTGCCGTGTAGCTG GAAAACAAACGGTCTACCATGCGTTGCAGGAAGAAACCAACGAAACCGGCCACGATGCGATAGCTGCCATGGACGAAGAGATTAAAAGTCTACAGGAACAACTCTCCAGTCTcaaggagaacgagaagaggGTACAAGGGGAGCTGAACTCTCTCAACGCAATGCCTCTGCTCTCCGAACTTCGGACTGAGATCACGGAgctcgagaaagagaaggaatcACTTGCTGCTCGCTTGATCAAGGTGTGTGGCGATGCCTCGGCTGAGGTGTCCCCtcaagagaaggaaaaagtgAGAAAGGGCTGGAAGATATGGCAGAACCAGGAAAGCGTTCGGGCTAAGATATGCCGCGACCTCTGGCGCAAGTGTTCTGAAACGCTTCCGGAAG GTCAGAAA TTCGAGGGCCTGCGGCTACTTTGCTTGTATACCCCTGGAAGTGCAAGAAACAGCTCAGTTGGGATATGGGAGTCTGCAGCCGGGTCCAAGTCTCAGCTGTACCTGGCTTTGCACAGCAGGTCGAAGCAGAGGCGCATGATGTCGCCAGATGAACACTTGGGTGGCGTCATTTCGGGCAAGATTCATTGCTCCTAA